Proteins co-encoded in one Acidobacteriota bacterium genomic window:
- a CDS encoding DUF664 domain-containing protein, whose protein sequence is MSSSAAAGPGRLATAFLAELDNEAKTTRACLERVPLDKYHWQPHEKSMSMGRLAVHCAEMFGWTKETLTQDELDFATADMTPFEPKTTEELLAFFDKHIEKAKEILGSTSDETMFTDWTMRNGEQVYMTMPKVAVMRTFVLNHIIHHRGQLSVYLRLNDIPVPSIYGPSADEGAM, encoded by the coding sequence ATGAGTTCAAGTGCAGCAGCGGGTCCGGGACGTCTGGCGACCGCTTTTTTGGCAGAGTTGGATAATGAGGCAAAAACGACACGGGCGTGTCTCGAGCGGGTGCCGCTCGACAAATATCACTGGCAGCCGCATGAAAAATCGATGTCAATGGGCCGCCTGGCCGTCCATTGTGCCGAGATGTTCGGCTGGACCAAGGAAACATTGACGCAGGACGAACTGGATTTTGCGACCGCCGATATGACGCCGTTCGAACCCAAAACTACAGAGGAACTTCTCGCATTCTTCGACAAACACATCGAAAAAGCGAAAGAGATCCTCGGCAGCACGTCCGACGAAACGATGTTCACCGACTGGACCATGCGAAACGGAGAACAGGTCTACATGACCATGCCAAAGGTCGCGGTCATGCGAACCTTCGTCCTCAACCACATCATCCACCACCGCGGCCAACTCTCGGTCTATCTGCGGCTCAACGACATCC
- a CDS encoding acyl-CoA dehydrogenase family protein gives MNFELSEEQLQIKYSIREFAESEIKPHVMEWDEAQHFPEELRPKLAELGLMGILFPEEYGGAGMGYVEYATIIEELGRVCGSVGLSVAAHNSLCSNHIYMFANEAQKQKYLVPLVTGESFGAWGLTESQAGSDASGTRTYAVKQDSGWKVNGSKNFITHALACNTLVAVAVTDKEKGNRGISAFIFDKSMDGFKGDKKENKVGMRASETASVVFEDCFVPEENLLGVEGEGFLQAMQILDGGRISIAALSVGIAQGAYEAAVKYAKERQQFGKPIADFQAIQFKLADMATQIECARLLTLQAAATKDAKKPVTQKSAMAKLYASETAVRVAEEGVQIHGGYGYTKDYPAEKFWRDSKLCTIGEGTSEIQRIVIAKNLLRSL, from the coding sequence ATGAACTTTGAATTATCCGAAGAGCAATTACAAATAAAATACAGCATCCGCGAATTTGCCGAGAGTGAGATAAAGCCGCATGTGATGGAATGGGACGAGGCTCAGCACTTTCCTGAGGAATTGCGGCCGAAGCTGGCTGAGCTTGGGCTGATGGGGATTCTTTTTCCTGAAGAATACGGCGGTGCCGGGATGGGATATGTCGAATACGCGACGATCATCGAGGAACTCGGCCGCGTCTGCGGCAGCGTTGGGTTATCGGTCGCTGCTCATAATTCGCTTTGCTCGAATCACATCTACATGTTCGCGAACGAAGCTCAGAAACAGAAATACCTCGTCCCGCTTGTCACCGGCGAGAGCTTTGGAGCTTGGGGTTTGACGGAATCTCAGGCGGGCTCGGACGCGTCGGGAACGCGAACCTATGCCGTCAAGCAGGACAGTGGCTGGAAGGTCAACGGCTCGAAGAATTTCATCACCCACGCCCTCGCCTGCAACACGCTTGTTGCCGTCGCGGTGACCGACAAAGAGAAAGGAAATCGCGGCATTTCGGCGTTCATATTTGATAAATCGATGGACGGTTTCAAGGGCGATAAGAAGGAGAACAAGGTCGGAATGCGTGCTTCTGAGACGGCGTCGGTCGTGTTTGAGGATTGCTTCGTACCCGAAGAAAACCTGCTCGGCGTCGAGGGCGAGGGGTTTCTGCAGGCGATGCAGATCCTTGACGGCGGCCGCATTTCGATCGCGGCTCTGTCGGTCGGCATCGCTCAGGGTGCGTACGAGGCGGCGGTCAAATACGCCAAGGAACGCCAGCAGTTCGGCAAACCGATCGCGGATTTTCAGGCGATCCAGTTCAAACTCGCGGATATGGCAACCCAGATCGAATGTGCACGTCTGCTGACGCTGCAAGCCGCCGCGACCAAAGACGCGAAAAAGCCGGTCACGCAAAAGTCCGCAATGGCAAAGCTTTACGCCTCAGAAACCGCCGTCCGCGTCGCCGAAGAAGGCGTCCAGATCCACGGCGGCTACGGCTACACAAAAGATTACCCAGCAGAAAAATTCTGGCGCGACTCAAAACTCTGCACCATCGGCGAAGGCACCAGCGAGATCCAGCGGATCGTGATCGCAAAAAATCTCTTGAGATCGCTTTGA
- a CDS encoding CoA-binding protein, translating to MNSNILTSDGEITDLLRKTKTIAVLGIKPESHAGQPAHYVAKYMADAGYEIIPVPVYYPDVTEILGKTVYRDLTQVPGDIDMLNVFRRSEDISKHTMEILAKKPKSVWFQLGIRNDEVAERFAEAGIKVVQDLCLMVEHRALMR from the coding sequence ATGAATTCCAATATTCTGACGTCCGATGGGGAGATAACGGATCTCCTTCGGAAAACAAAAACTATTGCCGTGCTCGGCATCAAGCCCGAGTCGCACGCCGGGCAGCCCGCTCATTATGTCGCAAAATACATGGCTGACGCGGGTTACGAGATCATTCCGGTGCCGGTCTATTATCCGGATGTGACCGAGATCCTCGGCAAAACGGTTTACCGCGACCTGACGCAGGTGCCGGGCGATATCGATATGCTGAACGTTTTTCGTCGGTCGGAGGATATCTCGAAACACACAATGGAGATCCTTGCGAAGAAACCCAAATCAGTGTGGTTCCAGCTCGGCATTCGCAACGACGAGGTCGCGGAGCGGTTTGCTGAAGCCGGGATCAAGGTCGTGCAAGATCTATGCTTGATGGTGGAGCATCGGGCGTTGATGCGGTGA
- a CDS encoding rRNA pseudouridine synthase: MQERLQKLIAQAGIASRRASEELIKAGDVSVNGEIVTELGTKADPEKDHIKVRGKLINSKLQNRENVYILVNKPKGYLSSAADPEGRKLVVDLVKGYGRLHPVGRLDYNTDGLIILTNDGEFTNHVANSKTIPKVYEVKVKGLPTPVAINKLRRGVLLEDGFKTAPAEIKDLKPTEKNGWYEVILYEGHNQQIRKMFDSVGHSVVKLKRVAIGTVRDPYLKPGMSRSLTKEEYDILMGKVAPKKPAFRR; the protein is encoded by the coding sequence ATGCAGGAAAGATTACAAAAATTAATAGCTCAGGCCGGTATCGCGTCGCGGCGGGCTTCTGAAGAACTTATAAAAGCGGGTGATGTGTCGGTCAATGGCGAGATCGTGACCGAGCTAGGAACCAAAGCCGACCCGGAAAAAGACCACATCAAGGTCCGCGGCAAGCTCATCAACTCCAAGCTCCAAAACCGCGAGAACGTTTACATTCTCGTCAACAAACCCAAAGGCTATCTCTCAAGCGCCGCTGACCCCGAAGGCCGCAAGCTCGTCGTCGACCTCGTCAAAGGCTACGGCCGCCTGCATCCCGTTGGCCGCCTCGATTACAACACGGACGGCCTGATCATCCTGACAAATGACGGCGAATTCACCAATCATGTCGCGAATTCGAAGACGATCCCAAAGGTTTACGAGGTTAAGGTCAAAGGTCTGCCCACGCCCGTCGCTATCAACAAACTCCGCCGCGGCGTGCTGTTAGAGGACGGTTTCAAAACCGCTCCCGCCGAGATCAAAGATCTAAAACCAACCGAAAAAAACGGATGGTACGAGGTCATCCTTTACGAAGGCCACAATCAGCAGATCCGCAAAATGTTCGACTCCGTCGGCCACTCAGTAGTAAAACTTAAACGCGTCGCCATCGGAACCGTTCGCGATCCATACTTAAAACCAGGCATGAGCCGATCTTTGACCAAGGAAGAATACGATATCCTGATGGGCAAGGTAGCTCCGAAGAAGCCCGCGTTTCGTAGATAA